A window from Hemicordylus capensis ecotype Gifberg chromosome 2, rHemCap1.1.pri, whole genome shotgun sequence encodes these proteins:
- the NPB gene encoding neuropeptide B: MQQRRPATLALLCLALAPLLSPPGAEAWYKQATGPSYYSVGRASGLLSGIRRSPYIRRSDDDDSSSSAESGPAAGSATSFLAPEPRHSTGGLRNMAVCVKEVAPELQSCQLLPGMPSIIQCKADVTVSLDPADCTTSP, from the exons ATGCAGCAGCGGAGACCCGCCACCTTGGCGCTACTCTGCCTGGCCCTGGCCCCGCTCCTCAGCCCGCCCGGCGCCGAGGCCTGGTACAAGCAGGCGACTGGCCCCAGCTACTACTCGGTGGGGAGAGCCTCGGGGCTGCTGTCCGGCATCCGACGCTCGCCCTACATCCGACGCTCCGACGACgacgacagcagcagcagcgccgagAGTGGCCCCGCCGCCGGCTCAGCCACCTCCTTCCTAGCGCCCGAGCCGCGCCACAGCACCGGCGGGCTGCGTAACATG GCGGTGTGTGTGAAAGAAGTGGCCCCGGAGCTGCAGAGCTGCCAGCTGCTGCCCGGCATGCCCAGCATCATTCAGTGCAAAGCCGATGTCACCGTCTCGCTGGATCCCGCCGACTGCACCACCAGCCCGTGA